In one window of Leptospira sp. GIMC2001 DNA:
- a CDS encoding BPTI/Kunitz-type proteinase inhibitor domain-containing protein produces MKHFLLLLLIIFTVMLCNGNSKGNTASTSIDMKERCSLAPDGGPCRALIPGYYYDAANNSCLEFNYGGCKGSLPFKMKSDCEQNCIR; encoded by the coding sequence ATGAAACATTTTCTTTTGCTTTTGTTAATTATATTTACAGTAATGCTTTGCAACGGAAATTCCAAAGGGAATACAGCCAGTACATCAATTGACATGAAAGAACGCTGTTCATTGGCACCAGATGGTGGTCCTTGTCGAGCATTGATACCTGGCTATTATTATGATGCGGCGAATAATTCTTGTCTCGAATTCAATTATGGTGGTTGCAAAGGTTCACTTCCTTTTAAAATGAAGTCAGACTGTGAACAAAATTGCATCCGCTGA
- a CDS encoding SDR family NAD(P)-dependent oxidoreductase → MGKKYIVVGASSGIGKAIAEQLLREGNQVALLARRDKILKQFADEFNTDSKNRNAITIKYDSNQFDKSGTIFNKIVKELGGDLDGIIYASGVMPAVGVDEYNTEKDLQMLNTNLLGAIAILNPAAEYFGKKGSGFIAGISSIAGDRGRRGNPVYNTSKAGLNTYLEALRNRLAVKGVQIVTIKPGFVSTDMLAGVKVPDKGFLKPITAEEAAATIIRRINSGSENFYVPAKWALVGLIIKNIPSFIFRKLNI, encoded by the coding sequence ATGGGAAAAAAATACATCGTCGTTGGAGCATCCAGCGGAATCGGCAAAGCGATTGCCGAACAACTTTTGAGAGAAGGCAACCAGGTTGCCCTGCTCGCAAGAAGAGATAAAATTCTAAAACAATTTGCAGATGAGTTTAATACTGATTCTAAAAATAGGAATGCCATCACAATCAAGTATGACTCCAACCAATTCGATAAGTCAGGAACTATTTTTAATAAAATTGTGAAAGAGCTCGGTGGTGATTTAGATGGAATCATCTATGCATCCGGAGTTATGCCAGCTGTCGGAGTCGATGAATACAATACCGAAAAGGATTTACAAATGCTGAATACGAATTTGCTTGGAGCCATTGCGATTCTCAATCCAGCTGCTGAATATTTTGGCAAGAAAGGATCTGGATTTATCGCGGGGATCTCGTCGATTGCAGGCGATCGTGGAAGACGTGGGAACCCTGTTTATAACACTTCCAAAGCTGGACTCAATACTTATCTTGAAGCTTTGCGTAATAGGCTCGCAGTAAAAGGTGTACAAATCGTAACAATCAAGCCGGGTTTTGTTTCAACAGATATGTTAGCGGGAGTAAAAGTTCCTGACAAGGGATTCCTCAAGCCAATCACGGCAGAGGAAGCTGCAGCAACGATTATAAGAAGGATCAATTCTGGAAGCGAAAATTTCTATGTCCCGGCCAAATGGGCGCTGGTTGGATTGATTATAAAAAACATTCCTTCTTTTATATTTAGAAAATTGAATATTTAA
- a CDS encoding NYN domain-containing protein, with amino-acid sequence MKILIDAFNLIYKFPELEICMYDDRLDEAKLGLIKLLAQVQNVQKFDVEFLIFVDGQKTKGDYDTYQETIDGMEIFYSQEKEADDLIREFIKSNPFPNHLILVTSDKKIRQFARQFKVKCLTSEEYSDQIRLLFDKPADPDDKPVLSEESRHESDPLWAMFLEKEK; translated from the coding sequence ATGAAGATTTTAATCGATGCTTTCAATTTAATCTATAAATTTCCTGAATTAGAAATTTGTATGTATGATGACCGGCTGGATGAGGCGAAATTGGGACTCATCAAATTGCTCGCCCAAGTTCAAAATGTACAGAAATTTGATGTTGAGTTTCTCATTTTTGTAGATGGGCAAAAAACAAAAGGTGATTACGATACTTATCAGGAAACCATCGACGGGATGGAAATATTTTATAGCCAAGAGAAAGAGGCCGATGATCTTATCCGGGAATTTATAAAATCAAATCCATTTCCAAATCATCTAATTCTTGTTACATCAGATAAAAAAATTAGACAATTTGCAAGGCAGTTTAAAGTTAAATGTCTTACTTCGGAAGAGTATAGCGATCAAATAAGATTGCTTTTTGATAAACCTGCTGATCCTGATGATAAACCTGTATTGTCAGAAGAAAGCAGGCATGAGTCTGATCCATTATGGGCAATGTTTTTAGAAAAGGAAAAGTGA
- a CDS encoding FAD-binding oxidoreductase, whose amino-acid sequence MAVKKKSTISKKSIVKKKSSKPKTSSLKNVNASKSNSLNLELPHPEKVEAWGMNASSISSVFRPTSEKEIIDIFNYANAKSKTIAMRGGGCSYGDAAINTNGIVMDLSNFNKIQSFDEKTGIIRAQSGVTIKQLWEFGIERGFWPPVVSGTMYPTLGGALSMNIHGKNNFAVGTIGEHVKEFTFLTASGKLLTCSPKKNSDLYYSAISGFGMLGCFLEVSLKMKPIHAGKMRVWPVLTKNFQEMFDYFEAEYQHADYLVGWIDAFGSGKALGRGQIHKSVHLEPGEDKDYPDNCKLENQNLPTRLFGIIPKSWMWILMKPFSFPLGMRLINYAKYLSGYLSHNKPYLQGHAEYAFLLDYVPNWKLMYKPGYMIQYQIFIPKENAKSAFEEVFQLCQKRKIVTWLAVFKKHRQDPFLLTHAVDGYSMAMDFPVSNKTRSKVWEMSYEMDEIVLKYGGRFYFAKDATLRPGMADRFFPKSNIAKFRTLKKKYDPKEILQTDLYRRIFKN is encoded by the coding sequence ATGGCAGTCAAAAAAAAATCCACCATCTCTAAGAAATCAATTGTCAAAAAGAAATCTTCAAAGCCGAAGACTTCGTCTTTAAAAAATGTCAATGCGAGCAAGTCAAATTCTCTAAACCTAGAATTGCCTCATCCAGAAAAGGTTGAAGCATGGGGCATGAATGCTTCATCTATAAGTTCTGTTTTTCGACCTACCAGCGAGAAAGAGATCATTGATATATTCAATTATGCGAATGCAAAATCCAAAACAATCGCTATGCGAGGTGGTGGTTGCAGCTACGGTGATGCAGCAATCAATACAAATGGAATTGTTATGGATCTTAGTAATTTCAATAAGATTCAATCCTTCGATGAGAAAACAGGAATCATTCGGGCACAATCTGGAGTTACGATCAAGCAACTCTGGGAGTTTGGAATTGAGCGAGGTTTCTGGCCACCTGTTGTGAGCGGAACAATGTATCCAACACTTGGTGGAGCCTTGTCCATGAATATTCACGGGAAGAACAATTTTGCCGTTGGAACTATTGGAGAACATGTAAAGGAATTTACATTCTTAACAGCTTCCGGCAAATTATTGACCTGTTCACCTAAGAAAAATTCAGATCTTTATTATTCGGCAATTTCCGGCTTCGGAATGTTAGGTTGCTTTCTAGAAGTATCTTTGAAGATGAAACCCATTCATGCAGGAAAAATGCGAGTCTGGCCTGTACTCACAAAAAATTTCCAAGAAATGTTCGATTATTTTGAAGCGGAATACCAACATGCCGACTACCTTGTTGGTTGGATCGATGCATTCGGAAGTGGCAAAGCTTTAGGTCGCGGTCAGATTCATAAATCCGTTCACTTAGAACCAGGTGAAGATAAAGACTATCCTGACAATTGCAAACTAGAAAACCAAAATCTCCCGACTCGGTTATTTGGCATTATTCCTAAATCCTGGATGTGGATTCTCATGAAGCCATTCAGCTTTCCTTTAGGTATGCGACTGATCAATTATGCAAAATACTTAAGTGGATATCTCTCACATAACAAGCCTTATCTTCAAGGACATGCTGAATATGCATTTCTTCTAGATTACGTTCCTAATTGGAAATTAATGTACAAACCAGGATACATGATCCAATATCAGATCTTTATTCCCAAGGAAAATGCAAAATCTGCTTTCGAGGAAGTATTTCAGCTCTGCCAGAAAAGGAAAATTGTCACCTGGCTTGCAGTTTTTAAAAAGCATAGACAGGACCCCTTTCTTTTAACGCATGCGGTGGATGGTTATTCAATGGCGATGGACTTTCCCGTTTCCAATAAAACAAGATCCAAAGTCTGGGAAATGTCTTATGAGATGGATGAGATTGTTTTAAAATACGGTGGAAGATTCTATTTTGCCAAAGATGCAACTCTTCGTCCTGGTATGGCGGATCGATTTTTTCCTAAATCCAATATTGCAAAATTTCGAACGCTAAAGAAGAAATACGATCCTAAAGAAATACTTCAAACTGATTTATATAGAAGAATTTTTAAGAATTAA
- a CDS encoding MATE family efflux transporter yields the protein MNKIASADLYKRFLTLTSLNILSNITVPLTGIVDTAVLGHYTDPISISGVSIGTIMFDYLYWGMGFLRMGTTGTTAIKTGQGDEEGAFLVLIRSLILAACIGCTIYAFSYYIGNFGFGFLMGDDSIKKIGRDYYDHRIWDAPFTLMNFAIIGWLLGRSRSGLVLILTLSSNLLNVGLDYVFVVFYNQGASGVGMATAYSQVFQFCIGLILIFYTQRKYLSILGNHLFSLIFRKLEFYQLLIFNKDIFLRTLFLIVTFTLFRNFSSSLGSDVLIINSILFQFMLVYAFLADGSAFATETLAGDLYGQGKIRELKTILRIAIAFSVAISLIFVATLSLFSNQIIGLLITKIQIIQSVQDVLIWFFPVLILGAYAFSLDGLFLGLAKGSILRNSMAISSFLFFLPCAILALYIESNIVLWISLSLYMGSRAITLYYASRKILCII from the coding sequence GTGAACAAAATTGCATCCGCTGATTTATATAAACGTTTTTTAACTCTTACATCTCTTAATATCCTTTCTAATATCACGGTTCCATTGACTGGAATCGTTGATACGGCAGTACTTGGACACTATACTGATCCAATCTCAATTTCTGGTGTTTCAATCGGAACTATTATGTTTGATTATTTATATTGGGGAATGGGTTTCCTTCGTATGGGAACAACGGGAACAACCGCAATCAAAACAGGCCAAGGTGATGAAGAAGGTGCGTTCTTAGTACTGATTCGATCTCTCATCTTAGCTGCATGCATTGGATGTACGATTTATGCCTTTTCCTATTATATTGGAAATTTTGGTTTCGGATTCTTAATGGGTGATGATTCAATCAAAAAAATTGGAAGAGATTATTATGATCATCGAATATGGGATGCGCCATTTACTTTAATGAATTTTGCAATAATAGGTTGGTTACTGGGTAGGTCAAGAAGTGGTTTAGTTTTGATACTTACTCTATCATCCAATTTACTCAATGTTGGATTGGATTATGTATTTGTTGTATTTTATAATCAAGGGGCGAGCGGAGTTGGAATGGCTACAGCTTATTCTCAAGTTTTTCAATTCTGCATTGGTTTAATTCTGATTTTTTATACGCAGAGAAAATATTTGAGTATTTTAGGAAATCATTTATTTTCTCTTATTTTTCGCAAACTTGAATTCTATCAATTGCTGATTTTCAATAAGGATATATTTCTTAGAACTTTATTTCTCATTGTTACTTTCACTTTGTTCCGCAATTTTTCTTCCTCTTTAGGGAGTGACGTGTTAATAATCAATTCTATACTCTTTCAATTTATGTTAGTCTATGCATTTCTCGCAGATGGATCTGCATTTGCAACGGAGACTTTAGCGGGCGATTTGTACGGTCAGGGCAAAATTAGAGAGCTCAAAACGATTTTGAGAATCGCAATAGCATTTTCAGTTGCTATTTCTTTGATTTTTGTTGCCACTCTAAGTTTGTTTTCCAATCAAATTATTGGATTGCTGATCACCAAAATTCAGATCATTCAATCCGTTCAAGATGTACTTATCTGGTTCTTTCCGGTTTTAATTCTCGGAGCATACGCATTTAGTTTAGATGGACTATTTCTTGGACTTGCAAAAGGTTCTATTCTACGCAATTCCATGGCGATCAGCAGCTTTCTATTTTTTCTACCTTGCGCAATCTTAGCTCTTTATATAGAATCCAATATTGTATTGTGGATTTCACTTAGCTTGTATATGGGATCTCGCGCTATCACATTGTATTATGCCTCGAGGAAAATTCTATGCATCATATAG